Proteins co-encoded in one Rubrobacter aplysinae genomic window:
- a CDS encoding LTA synthase family protein translates to MASNENMFGRGASRVRRLLGRGDWIYILSLLVPLAIYNVLLKVIRVIAREETPGFLGFLDQVRSDLLFNLGYVALWVGLFTVFRKGAPRWAVLVIFHVSTLVVVLLSTSAHFYYETTGSPLSLDVIGLAISSFGEIQGVIAAEARPWMIWLLSAVLFYVIAGPAIITRLFQHDWYVPTWTARGPTLTRVAVFAAAFALAGLSAVPSITGASSSFTRDTLVNMFVTEVEKVNYADVEPKTSKVLAAEQPPTQTMLQGEPAQKRNVVMVYLESTQAGSTTPYDERQQALPQEEQVTPFLQRLSRHSLMAEDFNAVVPHTSKALTASHCGIAPPMDQDNSESDEDSLPAECLPEMLDQEGYKTAFFQSATEEFERRGALVENFGYDEFYPLEAFPKEGYDEVNYFGYEDDIMLNPSQQWLANNSGPESTPFLASYLTVGTHHDYGVPQDFEKKRYAEDEDLNNYLNALHYQDQFLQKLFQQYMDLGLYEDTVFVVVGDHGEAFGEHGRNQHDNIPYSEGTHVPFLVHDPQNPTPDRYESLANHTDILPTVADLLGYRVGGGEYPGISLLGPERENRTHRMSCYQPFTCLMSIEDGDKYIYNYGNQQDEYYDLSEDPEEQNNLINGQSKEKIERRREDLLSWRAGVEKVYEDYRTRIEETTGPGTTGASLEPEG, encoded by the coding sequence ATGGCTTCTAACGAGAACATGTTCGGCCGGGGAGCGTCCAGGGTCCGGCGGCTTCTGGGGCGTGGAGATTGGATCTACATACTCTCCCTGCTGGTGCCCCTGGCGATCTACAACGTACTTTTGAAGGTAATCCGGGTAATCGCCCGGGAGGAGACGCCGGGCTTTCTGGGGTTCCTGGACCAGGTACGCTCGGACCTGCTCTTCAACCTCGGATACGTCGCTCTGTGGGTCGGTCTGTTTACCGTGTTCCGCAAGGGAGCGCCGCGCTGGGCAGTGCTCGTGATCTTCCACGTCTCCACCCTCGTGGTGGTGCTCCTGAGCACGAGCGCGCACTTCTACTACGAGACGACCGGCTCTCCCCTGAGCCTGGACGTCATAGGCCTCGCCATATCCTCGTTCGGAGAGATACAAGGGGTCATCGCCGCAGAGGCCCGGCCCTGGATGATCTGGCTGCTCTCGGCGGTTCTCTTCTACGTGATAGCCGGTCCGGCGATTATCACCCGGCTCTTCCAGCACGACTGGTACGTGCCGACCTGGACCGCCAGGGGGCCCACGCTTACCCGGGTAGCGGTCTTCGCCGCCGCCTTTGCGCTCGCCGGGCTCTCGGCGGTGCCGAGCATCACCGGCGCGAGCAGCTCCTTCACCCGCGACACGCTGGTAAACATGTTCGTTACCGAGGTCGAGAAGGTCAACTACGCGGACGTGGAGCCGAAAACGAGCAAGGTGCTCGCAGCCGAGCAGCCCCCGACGCAGACCATGCTCCAGGGCGAGCCCGCGCAGAAGCGGAACGTCGTGATGGTGTACCTGGAGTCGACCCAGGCCGGCTCGACAACCCCGTACGACGAGCGGCAGCAGGCCCTGCCGCAGGAGGAGCAGGTCACACCTTTCCTGCAACGGCTCTCCAGGCACAGCCTGATGGCGGAGGACTTCAACGCCGTGGTGCCCCACACCTCGAAGGCCCTCACGGCCTCCCACTGCGGCATAGCGCCGCCGATGGACCAGGATAACTCCGAGTCCGACGAGGACTCGCTGCCCGCGGAGTGCCTACCCGAGATGCTGGATCAGGAGGGCTACAAGACCGCCTTCTTCCAGTCGGCGACCGAGGAGTTCGAGCGCCGGGGCGCCCTGGTCGAGAACTTCGGCTACGACGAGTTCTACCCGCTGGAGGCCTTCCCCAAGGAGGGCTACGACGAGGTGAACTACTTCGGCTACGAGGACGACATAATGCTGAACCCGAGCCAGCAGTGGCTCGCCAACAACTCAGGCCCGGAATCGACGCCCTTCCTGGCCTCGTACCTGACGGTCGGGACGCACCACGACTACGGCGTCCCGCAGGACTTCGAGAAGAAACGGTACGCCGAGGACGAGGACCTGAACAACTACCTGAACGCCCTCCACTACCAGGACCAGTTCCTCCAGAAACTCTTCCAGCAGTACATGGACCTGGGTCTGTACGAGGACACCGTCTTCGTCGTGGTCGGCGACCACGGCGAGGCGTTCGGCGAGCACGGCCGCAACCAGCACGACAACATCCCCTATAGCGAGGGCACCCACGTGCCCTTCCTCGTCCACGACCCGCAAAACCCGACGCCCGACCGCTACGAGTCGCTGGCGAACCACACGGACATACTGCCGACCGTGGCGGACCTTTTGGGCTACCGGGTAGGAGGCGGGGAGTACCCGGGCATCTCCCTGCTCGGGCCGGAGCGGGAGAACCGCACCCACAGGATGTCCTGCTACCAACCCTTTACCTGCCTGATGAGCATAGAGGACGGCGACAAGTACATCTACAACTACGGCAACCAGCAGGACGAATACTACGACCTCTC